AGCACAACATACAAAAGATCTGATCGATCCCCTGAAGTACAAGCTGGCGTGACTTGTGGAAGATCCATTTTCAAGATGATGATTGAAACACTGCATTATGTCCGGGGTGAAAACTTCAGTTCTGGCCTTGATTTTCTACGCTTGACAGCGACGAACTTGTGTTGTTACCTTGTTGAAGGTATTGTCTCTTTGCTGACTTACTAAGCCTTTCGTGGTTGGTTTCGGCAATTAAGATGAAAATCCTTATTTTTACTGTCTTCGGTTGGACACGACGACGGTGGCGCAAGGGAGCTTCTTCTTTTTAAAGGTGTTGCTGCGGATGCATATCTTGTAATGCTTCAACCCTGTTTGCCCTCGCTCTGTAACCCGCTTAATAATTTATAAGAGTTGTTGTGTGCATCACCATAATGAGTAGGCCGATGTTGTTTTGAAAAAAGAAATCCATTTAACATGAAAAAACTGGCTATTACTTTCtctattcttaaatataagtcttttaagagatttcactaggagaccaCATATGAAgcgaaatgaatgaatctatattctaaagtatgtctacatacattcgtatgtagttttttaatgaaacctttaaaaagacttatatttacgaaCGGAAAGAGTAGTATATAACATTGGTTTGTAAACAGATTATTGTCTATGGGTTAATACCATCTATGGATAAAAGAAAAATATGAAATGATGTATTTCTAAACCAAAAAAAGTTAGACATCCCAGGATACTTTTTTCACCCATACCGATCTAGCACTTTATCGGCAAACCAAACCAGGCTAGCACTTTGTTTGCCTCTGAAATTAATTGTAGGAACAGCAAGAGGTATATGTAGCAAGTTACCTCATGTGCGAGCGTTACGGCGATCTCGGCATCGGTCCGGAAGTTGCGGAGCAATTGGGTGTTAACTACGATCTTGCCTGCGCCCGGgaagcacatggcattgtcgtccCAGTCTCTGAGGACGACCACCTCCCACTCCAGCCCTTCCATCCAGTGTAGCCCGTTGTTGGTGAGATGCTGCCTCGACGTCCGTGCGTGCTTGGAGGCCTGCAGTTCCCTGATGGCGAGACCATGGTGCGCGGCACGGATGATCAAGTCGGCGATGCGGCGGACGTGGACGGTGAGGGGGTTGCACGGGTCGACGATCTTTGAGGCGTTGTCCCTCTTGAACTTGGCGAAATCAGCTTCATCCCGCCGCCGCGCCTCTTTGTGGGAGAGCACCGCCAGGTTGGTGCGGCCACTGTAGGGCACTGTCTCCCCGTACGTGAGACACCCCGCGATCACGGCGAGGGCCATCACTGGGGCGAGCTTCCGGTCATTGTGCCACGGAGTGGCCTCCGGCCTGCGGCGGCGGCTGATCTGTGGTGGCGGTGGCGATGGCCCTGTGCTCACATGGCCGCCGTACTTGGAGAAGAACCGTCGATTCCTGCAGAGTAGGGAGATGCGGGAGAAGATGGAGCCCAACTTGTTCCTCACCACCATCGCTTTTCTTCTCCTTCAATCTTAGTTTTGCGATCGAGCTGCACGCAGGTTGGTTTTGCGATCGCTTTGTTCCGCTTTCcgttttgtttttctcttttgtACATGGTCTCCTGACCCTACACGCATCATCCTTATTTTCTTTATCTGTAGATGTAGAATACGACGACAGGATTCATCCTTGCAGACACGGACCATCTTTTCAATGAACCACATATGTATGTTGTTTAAAAAAATGACCAAcacgtactccctctgtcccaaaataactgtctcaactttatactagagttaatacaaagttgtactaagtttaagacacttattttggaacggagggaataTGTCATTTTTCTATACCTAATTTTTACTTAATTATCTTTTAAACACAGTACAAACACAAACGCTCATATACACACGTATACACACACCCATGAACGCACACACATAAAAAAAATTCCATTTCTCTATATTTCCCTCGCTTGCTCATCTTTACTTAATCTATCATTCTGACAATGTGGAAAAGGATTGACTTTGTAAAGTCATGACCAATTATTCTGCAAGTACCATCCGATATCCCCAGTAGTTGTACACCAAAGTTGGATTATCGCAATTGGAGAATTCAATCCGGTTTTTATATTACTATGCAAGAATAAAAATAGCTAGAGCAATaacagaaactagatcatgaaagGATAAAACACACCGCAAATCAAATAATACAACCAAAGTGCACCAGGCTCAACAGTGCATATCTGGGGAGCACCAAAAAAGACGCAGCACACCAAGTGATTGCTAACCGAAGCAGTTACATACTTCAGTTTAAACTGCAGTTCCCACATTCGAATAGCATCAGTAACAAACATCTTTCAAATACCATTACTAACAGAAATCATAGGATACTCTAATAGTACAACAACCACTTGTTAGATTTCACGAGCACTATCCTTACCTCCAAGACAACATAAACTTAACTTGCCCTGCATAGTCACAGAACTACACATCATACTCACTCTTGTGCAGATTTAACAGAACTCTAGATTTCAAGAAATATTTGTCGGATACTCATGGACCCCAGCTCCACACTCTTGTGCTCACCCAAGTCATCGTAGAGGCAATCTTCTTTCTGCCCGCCATAAACGTGCTCTGCCAAGTAGCGCCTACTGTTGATGATTTGCGAGTTGCTGTAGTATGGTGCCTTCCATGGAGGAACATAGTCACCATTACAGGGGTCTTTGACTCACGCCCATGGAAGTCTATCCCGCCTGGATGCACAATTCTAGTCCCCTTGTACTCACAGTAAAGACACCGGATTTGTGCTGCCAACACATGAGGTAATTAATATTGAAGGCTACATCATAAACTACATGTGCATAGAAAAATATCAAAAATGAAATGCTCTGCAGTTTTCAAGTTTTCCAAACATGgagccttagagcatctccaacagccgccctTCGCGCCGCGCTCAAAAAATGTATTTACAGCGCGCGCGCCGGCTGGTTTAGCGCagggataggcgctggctccaacagccgcgctataatgcagcgcgcgcgcgccgctccagcagtgcccaaaaatgcagcgcgtgCATAACATTTTTTAAAGTAGATTCCATTAAATAAAAACGATATAAAGTTATTTTACATATATTgcaactagataggtagttcgaaaacatagatagatagttcggtgctagatagttcgaaaacaaaaaaactcctagtcgctccagtcatctgcaccatcatcatcgtcgttggtgtcgtcagaggttgacagccagatgtcaaaccaacgctcatcttcttcagtgaagaaggacctcccgcctgcattgacgaggTCGGCCTGCGCACACGCCAATGCCTTCCGACGACgcctgtccaaccgctcctcgcggcgccggcgcgTATCCTCCTTGCGGCGCCGTTCCCAATAttcctgctcgtaggcgacgtcctccgggtggcgtcggcgccactccgccatgacccgctcgtcctcctgggcgacgaggaggcggcgctgcagcgcagtgtgctccgcacggtcttgtgcggagtttagACGAGGCGGCGGGGCCAGGTCTAACGCCTGCTGAAGCGTGTGGACGTCCGGGAAATTCGTTTGGAggcgcggcctgcctaggcgccacgtcgtcgcgtcgaacgcgcgggcggcctcgtgcgccgtgtcgtaGGTTCCGAGGCtcagccggagatcgccggagcgtatctcggcgtagaacccgccgttggggcgcaggcggacgccgcggtagcccgacgcagaacggtggcgtggcggcggcgcgagaggcagagagagcgcgatggggcggcggcgcgagagacagagggagagagaacgcggcgcgagaggcagaggTTGAGGCGAGGAAGCGGCAGCGCGCTGCCTTTTATGGGCGCGCGGGACGCGGCGCCGCAAAAATGGCGCGCGGGCTGCCGCCTTTTCGCGCGCGGTTTTCCCGCCGTCGCTGGAGCGCGCCAATCTGTCCCGCGCGCGGTAAAATGCCGGTTTAGCGCGCGCGCCTTTTTGCgccgctgttggagatgctcttagaatgTTGACATAAACCATGCGTGATGCCTACAGAAAGGGGGCGTGGATGGCCGACATAGCTGCTTTTAaaccattattattattttcttggaTGGGGGAAATGAGCACGGTTATGAAGGGGTCATTTAGCTACATGTTGATCACTATGGCAGGCTGCTTGATCGAAATGTTTTGACTTAACGAACCTATAAAAATGTAGATATTCAAGTAAAGGCATTCAATTATGTTTATCCTCGACATTTCTTTTTCTtgaatgccccccccccccccccccccccttttattttttactCTGGATAAGAGGGCTTAGCATGGTGGTATAATAAAACAGTCAAATGGTCAGTTATCGTACAGATGCATATAACATTTACAACAAGATATACCAGATAGGACATGGGAAAACAATTATTGGCATGTGGTTTGGTTATATTAGCATACCAGCACATGGCGGAGGTAGAGCAACAGGGCAGCAGAAGGACTCGTCATCTTGGTCATTGTTGCTAATTTCAGCAAAAAACAAAATGGGAGCACCACCAGGGCTTTTGGGAGTAGCCGCGAAATTGATGTGAGAGTGGCCATACTTAGGAGGAAAGGAAGTAGGGCCGCAGACACGATCATTCACACCACAAATCGTATGAAGCTCGAATTTGGGATCCTCTAATCGTATGAAGCTTTGCACGGGGGTAAACTGTGAGGGGGAGTGGGAGAAATGACCTCTTGCAGTCATGAGCAGATTCGGGACACCGCAACATGGCAAGCCGCTTAACACCTTGAGAAGAGAGCCTGTCAGAGAGACGACGCAGCAGACGAAAGGCAGACTTCAGGTTACGCGAAGTGAGAAGCTTTACTTGGGCTTCGGGGTTTGGGGTGAGAGGCTGCGGTGGCAGCGGCCAAGAAGGCTTTCTCGATACTGGTGTCCGGGTGTTCTTGAGGTTCAAGAACATTGCGAGTGGGGGCAGCAGTTGGCCGAGTAGAGGGAGCGAAAGGAGCAAGGTTGGGATCGGCTTGCACGAGGTTGGCATCTGCCTGGAGCAGGCATTTCACTGCTTGATGGAAATCGAAGCGATGGTAACGTGTGCAGAGGAAGGAGGCCAGGCCATACAAGGAGCGGTTCTCCACCCGGTGGAGACCCTGCGTGCCGATCACATCCAGGTCCAGCTCGAGTTTCATGGTCGGTGGGAACGCGGTGTCATGCCAGACGGTGTTGACGATGATGTTCGAGACGGGATCAAGAGGCCCATAGCAGTAGCCGGCCTTGAGCAGGCTGCGGTGGAAGCGAGAGCCTGCTGGCAACCGGGCGAGGGCCTGGAGGTAGAACCCGTGGATGGCGTCCTAGAGCGTCCGGCTGAGCAAGACGGTGCAGGGACGACTGCGACGAGAAGCGGCGAGCCGCCACGCCCACCACACGTACGTCTTCTTCACAGCCGGGCGACGGTCCGTCGTTAACCATCTTGGCGAGCATGCTAATGATGTGTGAGCGCCGGGAAGGTGGTGTGTTAAGCATCCTGTCGAGCTTGCCAGTGCCGTAGTAGCGACGGGACGGCGGTTCACGCAGCAAGGCGAGGAGGCGCAGGGCGTCGTTCATGCGGACCGAGATTGTACGCCAGGCATGGACGAGGCGGTCGGGGTCGGGGTGCCCGACGGCCAGCGCGGCGCACTTGAGAGGGGCCATGTCCAGGACGGCGGGCTCCGAGTCATCAAACCTCTTCATGCCATGGTGGAACACGATGATgcgggcggcgacgagggcgtCGGCGAGACGCAGGTAGTGCACGGCCAGGCTCTCGGCGAGGTTGGGGAACAAGCGGGTGAGGAAGGCCACCAGGCCGTCAAGCGAGCGGCGCTCCAGGTCCTGTTGCACACCCTTGCAGCAACGACTAGATCCACCATGGTTGCAGGAGGAGATGAGGCTGTTGATCACGATGTTGGAGACCGGGTCGAGGAGGCCGACGCAGAGGCCCGGCGGCCGGCGGTGCTGGCTGCGCCGGAGCCGCCTCCGCGCCTTGCGGTAGAAGGCAACACTCATTGGTTTTCCAAAAATCCGTTGGTTTATAGTACGATTTTTAGATCAAAATTAGTAATACCACGAACCAGAGATTTCCCTAACAGTATGTGTTGGAAAAAAACTAGCTTGTACTGACTGATTGTTGGTTGGGGAAGCATCCATCAGTTTTTTATTTATTGTGTGATAGTATATAAGAATCCAAACAATTCAAAAAGAAATATCGATCAATTTGTTGGTCGGGAATACACATTTAGGGCATCTTTAATGACGGCCTGTTAATTTTCTCCCGAATCCGTCCGTGGATAGGGGGTAACCAGTCCGCGGATACGGATGCGGAAGGCCGCCATCCAACCATAGCCGCATAGGCGAAAACGGTTATGTTTTGAACATATTTTTAACTAAAATATAAAACTATGTGCGGCCGCGCAGAGCTCCACTCCCACGACACGAAGGGAAAgagttgcatccacgtttagtcAACTCATGCAACTTGCATCCGTTGATGAACACAATTAACTTTCTGTTGACGATCTCGGCTTTTTTCATAATGAACATGGACACatatcccttacttggaaaaaggaaaagatatgCAAATAAAACAATATTGAATATTCTGTGGGTCGGCGTGGAAGCCGTCGGGACTGTTCAAGGAAGACCTAGAGTTCCTTTTTATCAAATTGCAACCAATCAGCGGTCCAAATTATATCCTTGATAATAAGCCAGGCAAAGAATTTTTGCACGCCACCTTGGTCATGTTGGAGacaactagtacaaatgcccgtgcgttgtaacggGCAAAAAAAATGCAAAGTCTGCTCCGTGTGTCATCATGTTCCATTTCTTATAGCAAGTTATAGTAAACGTTGGTAATAAGTTTACATTTTCATTATTATTCGGAGCATGAAGTGTGGACATGAAGAAGCTAGCCTAACTTCCTTTGTCTATTGGAATAGTAGTGGTGCATGAAATAGTTTGTTTATTGTTATTgtgtttttctttttgaaaaggCACAAATATTTCTTTATTTTGTAAGAAACTGAGCGTATGTAATATTTTATTAGAGTTGGAACATGTTCTTAAGACGAACATATAATGAACACATGTTTTGTAAGTGATTTTGTGAACAATTTTAAATGTTTATAATCAGAACATTTTTGAGAATTTAAAAAGTATGAACATATACAAAATATCTATTTTTAAACCAAGAACAATTAGAAACGCTCATTATCTTAAAAAATACGAGCTTGGTGCCAGTAATTAAAGAAATAATTGTTGGTGTCCAGACCATGGAGTATATAGTTAAGAAAGTCGTAGTAGTGTACTTCGATGACGCCTCCACGGGCGAGATTGAGGGCCGGCGGCGCCATGGCCCTCCTGGAGGTCCCTGTTCAGCGAGAAAGAGGGAGAGATGCGAGAAGATTGAGAGGAAGGGGGAGAAGGGGGAGGGGCGAGGAGAGGAAGGATGAGAAGGGAGAGGGGCGAGGCAGCAGAGCGTTCGGAGGTCCGACAGGGCGTGGCAGCGTTGTGGGGTCACCGGCGAGGTGGCCTGCGGGCGCGAGGGGAGCTCGAGGCAGGATGAGCTGCGGGCGGCGGTGCGGTCTTGTACGGCCCGAGATGAGTTACAAGTTTTTTTTTAATAAAAGCGAAACGTTTTTTTCTGAATCCACTAAAGTAAGGGCTGCGGGTTGATTTCAACAAAACACATGGACTTTTTTGCAAAAACTTCACGGCGGGTTTTCTGACAAAAGCAATAGCCACTTTATTATAGgtaatataatatatatatatatatatatatatatatatatatatatatatatatatatatatatatagagagagagagagagagagagagagaatggtaTATATATAATAGAGCTCCCTCAAACTGAGCATTGTAGGCGAAGCCGAGGAGTTAATTCCGCTGTTGGTGAAATTCTACTTGATATCATCGGAAAGATCGTCCTAAAGCTGGACCGCAGGAATGCTCTCCCACAGCCCACAAAATTGTCTTCCAAGGTTGAGCTTATTGGATACACGATGTATGTGTGTCAGTCAGATAAATTATGCCACTCCCTCTCATCCAAATTAATTGACAGGGAGTAGCATAATACATACTCGGCCTTCCTAGAGCATAATAATAGATTTTAAAAAAGGAGGAGAAATAGCTATGGGCAAGTTGTACCAAAATTTCAGGGCAATCGTTGATGCCCGACCAACCTTGCccataaggccctgtttggatcaaCGTTTCCGTTTCAAATAACCCCGTAAAAGTTATACATGCCTCGGTCGGGTCATTTCCGAGTGAAAATTGCTCATCAGCCGATAAGTTACACCTGTAaacaaaactattttaaacccaATCCAAGCACGGCCTAAGGCGTAACACCTATAATGAATTGTTTTTGCAGTTTTTCTTATATGTGTATTTCTAGCAATCCATAACAGTGTCATGCACTCCCCAAAAAAGATCTATAAGTTCTGAAGGTTGAAACATAAAGTAATCCAAGAAATGATCACTGAAGTAGTGAATTGTTTAAGTAGATGGAAAGAAatctactactccctctgttccaaaatataagaccttttaaagattccattagaagactacatacggagcaaaatgagtgaatctatactctaaaatatgtctatgtacatccgtatgtaattcataatgcaatctctaaaaggtcttatatttaggaacggagggagtagaatctAAAAGGTCTCCTATGTTTCTTGAGATAGTATTATGGCGGATCTGCATTTTTGATATCTGAAAAGATGTAAATATCTATCTGGCTGCAGGAAATAAAGCAAGTTCATTAATTTTCAACCAGAGCTTGATGCTTCTTCACCAGCATAAACCAGTCATTTAACTTACATAACATCAACCAAAGACGGATACAAAACCAAAGTATGAAACCGCCATCTCATCCCTACTAAAACAGACCAGCCAGGTTAACTCAGCAGAGTCCCATCACTCACACCGGATAAAGATCCATCTGCCTCCTGTATAGCTAATCCTCATCAAACTTGATCTTCTTAGCTGAAGGCTGAACGCTTCCGATCTGTGTATAACCAAGAAAAACATTAGCAACCAGCCAAATATCTTGTCATCACCTCACACAGCATACTATCAGAAAAAAACGTCGTCATTTAGCTAAAAGAGACAGACAGAAAGCAAAAGCTAATATACTGATCAATCATGAAATGTTTATCCTTTACAACCTATCTCCAGTGTACCGGCCGCATATGGCATGAAACCAAATAAAAAAACAATTGAAGCACAGCACAAAATATGATTAAGCAAAGCCTGGGATGAACATTGGTGCTATTGCGTAAATTATTTGAATCCAGTAAGCGAatgcaaataagaataaataagcaCTACTATAACTATCATCGACCTACAAAGTAACGCATGGCAAAACAGGCTCTAGAACACTACAATTGTGTGCCTTTTGCTCCAGGTAAATAAAAAAGTTGAAATTTGCAGGCAAATTGCTGAACTAATTCATATCTGGTTAAATAAGACCAATTTATTAGTTCAATGAGCAGAGCATCAAGTGTTACTTACAAGGGCCGGACACTCGTAATCGATACCAGCAGCCTTGattcttttgcgacgcttctcatCCCGCTTTACAATTCCTTCGACCATCTTCTTGTGCTCTTCCACTGTTTTATCCTGGTAACATAACAGCTTATTAATCTACAGCGTAAAATTTCGTCTTCCGGTTGTAGTTAGCAACAGATTACCTTACTAAGCCGATTCCGTTCAATTGCTACCCGGTCAACTGGTATAAATCCCTTCCGCACACCCTTCCATCTAAAAGTGATACACGATGCGGAATCAAAACACGAAAAAGAACAGTGACTACGTACAGATATATGTTACAAAGTACAGGAAAACAGAACTGTAGTGATGTAAGAATTACTACAACCTCCGTGTTCATAAAgtacacaaaaagaaaaaggattcGAGAATATATAAAGGCACAAAAatgaaatctaagacaagaacctTGCAAGTTCTTACAAGAGATTACCACCAAGCTTCGGTGGTGCACTTATCAATGCAGTGGCATATATACCGATTCATATTACTCTCAAAAACCATTGACTCATAGTCCTCCATTATTGAATGTTTTTATCATCATAGTGAATTCTTGGTGTACAATTTTATTTTTGGGATTCACATATCACTCATTATAACTATTTCATATATACTCGTTCCGTTTCTTTTTACTCCGCGTATAAGATTTCTGTccagtcaaactttacaaagtttgaccaaatttgtATTAAAAATACCAACATCTACAATAGAAAATATATATAATGTGAAACTACATTCCATAAAGAATCTAATGATAATGATTTGATGTTGTGAATGTTGATACTTTTTTGTATAAGTTTGCCCAAActagagatactttgacttcaGACAAAATATATATGCAGACTAaaatgaaacggagggagtatttctaaCATGACTTACAGTTTGTGTAACGCAGTCAGCACACATCACTAGTTATAGCTTCcatcattattttctttctatgaacAGGCATAAAACCAGCTGTGCGATGCAGTGTTAACAAATAGCCTGGTAATATTTACTGAGCGTCTATAGCCTATAGGGAAAGATATCACTGTAAACAGTATTCCATGACAGAAACACATAGTAGACAGCATTTCCCCTAAGAATATACAATATTGACCTTATTTAATGGTAATTAATGTGTAGTCCTAAGAGAGTAGTCCTAAACAGAAGATAAAGGCTATGCTTCCGTtattaaaaagcaaaaataaacagaatgaccagcatagTTGCAGTGCTTACAATTTGGCATGAACTTTCTCCGGTGGGACAAGCGCAATTTGCAGAGTGTGCTCAAACAACAGGTAGTTATTCATCTCATCAGCGACAATCTTCGCGACCTGATATACCAAGAACACGCCAGGAATTTGTAAGCAGACAACAAGCATACAGTGTGCCGTGATATATCCAAAAAATGCAAGTGCTTACCTCAGGGTTCTCAAACTCGATGAACCCATAATGCTTGGACTTTCCTGTCTAAACACATCACCAAACAGCAAGTCAGATGCTTGCAGAAAACACACACAGATATGAAATGCCTTGTGATGTAGTATATCATACCTTGCGGTTCCGTGCAACCCTGACTCTTTTAACAGCCCCAAACTGCTGAAAGAAACCTGCAGGAAACAACCAAACCAACAAAGACGGAATATTAAGACCAGACCCCGCTTCTCTAAGCTCTACTGAGGGAGACAGACCTTGCATCTGGTCCTCATAGAAACCATGGGGGACGTGGCCGATGTAGAGGACGGTGGCCGTGTTCTCCGGCTCCTCGGCTTGCTTCTTCTCCCGGATCCTCTGCTCTTTCCCCTCCAGCGGCTGCACCACCAATCGCAACACAACATCAGGGACAAGAAAGAACAAAATGGAGGTGTGGGCGTTTTTCCTTTCTGTTGGGTTCGGTTTGGttcaaactaaaaaggaaagcggGCGCGCACCAGGAAATCCTTGCCGTCGCCGGTTTTGGGGCCGGCCGAGCGGCGCGAGAGCACGCGCCTCTGGTTCCTCTTCTTGTCCCTCAGCCCCATCTCGCACGCTCAATCAAACCTCTGCGTAGCTCCCTGTAAGTGAAGAAGAAGTCAGGTTATCGTCAAACGCACAATACAACAGCACAGCTGCAGGTGGGCATGAACTACTACAAGATGACATCCCTACAGCAGCGTGTTCAACCTGGACGAACACTGACCGTGGCGTTCGCTTAGCTAGTTAGCTACACTATTATcctgacaacaacaaaaaaacaccgGAGGAAAAAGTATGGCGTGTACCGGACTAACTTACAAGAGTATCACCGGTATACAAGTAAACGATGATGAATCTGGAAAACATACAAGTCAGTCGTTGTTGTCAGCCCATTCATTCATATAGCTGGGTGTTTAATCAAGAGCGAGCAACCATTAAATCCGGTTTTCAAGTCGGAGGAGACAAGCATGGCACGTACGCACCAACCAG
This genomic stretch from Hordeum vulgare subsp. vulgare chromosome 6H, MorexV3_pseudomolecules_assembly, whole genome shotgun sequence harbors:
- the LOC123402757 gene encoding MKI67 FHA domain-interacting nucleolar phosphoprotein; the encoded protein is MGLRDKKRNQRRVLSRRSAGPKTGDGKDFLPLEGKEQRIREKKQAEEPENTATVLYIGHVPHGFYEDQMQGFFQQFGAVKRVRVARNRKTGKSKHYGFIEFENPEVAKIVADEMNNYLLFEHTLQIALVPPEKVHAKLWKGVRKGFIPVDRVAIERNRLSKDKTVEEHKKMVEGIVKRDEKRRKRIKAAGIDYECPALIGSVQPSAKKIKFDED